A genomic window from Micromonospora violae includes:
- the steA gene encoding putative cytokinetic ring protein SteA, with protein sequence MRLPTLRRNRNSEPGRVLGTARLDRRTKRLVGRLRPGDIAVIDHVDLDRVAADSLVAVGVAAVLNAKPSVSGRYPNLGPEVLIAAGIPLLDDLGEGVFERIREGDQVRIEGNTVFAGDEPVAHGSLQDAESVAKAMADAREGLSVQLEAFAANTMDYLRQERDLLLDGVGVPEIETQIQGRHCLIVVRGYDYKADLDVLRPYIREFKPVLIGVDGGADALVEAGYTPDMIIGDMDSVTDDVLRCGAEVIVHAYPDGRAPGLPRVNGLGVPAITFPAAATSEDLAMLLADEKGASLLVAVGTHATLVEFLDKGRGGMASTFLTRLKVGGKLVDAKGVSRLYRQSISGSSLLLLVLSAIAAMASAVAVSTVGKAYLGVVAEWWDNFVFQLYRLF encoded by the coding sequence ATGCGTCTACCCACGTTGCGCCGGAACCGGAACTCCGAACCGGGCAGAGTCCTCGGCACCGCGCGCCTTGATCGCCGGACGAAACGCCTGGTCGGTCGGCTGCGCCCCGGTGACATCGCGGTCATCGACCACGTCGACTTGGACCGGGTGGCGGCCGACTCGCTCGTCGCCGTCGGGGTCGCGGCGGTGCTCAACGCCAAGCCGTCGGTCTCCGGCCGTTACCCGAACCTCGGCCCGGAGGTGTTGATCGCCGCCGGCATTCCGCTCCTCGACGACCTGGGTGAGGGTGTCTTCGAGCGGATCCGCGAGGGCGACCAGGTGCGCATCGAGGGCAACACGGTCTTCGCCGGTGACGAGCCGGTGGCGCACGGCAGCCTTCAGGACGCCGAGTCGGTCGCCAAGGCGATGGCCGACGCCCGGGAGGGGCTGTCGGTGCAGTTGGAGGCGTTCGCCGCCAACACGATGGACTACCTGCGCCAGGAACGGGACCTGCTGCTCGACGGTGTCGGGGTGCCGGAGATCGAGACCCAGATCCAGGGTCGGCACTGCCTGATCGTGGTGCGCGGTTACGACTACAAGGCCGACCTGGACGTGCTGCGCCCGTACATCCGGGAGTTCAAGCCGGTGCTCATCGGCGTCGACGGCGGCGCGGACGCCCTGGTCGAGGCCGGTTACACCCCCGACATGATCATCGGGGACATGGATTCGGTCACCGACGACGTGCTGCGCTGCGGCGCCGAGGTGATCGTGCACGCGTACCCGGACGGTCGTGCGCCCGGCCTGCCCCGGGTCAACGGCCTCGGTGTGCCGGCGATCACCTTCCCGGCGGCGGCGACCAGCGAGGACCTGGCCATGCTGCTCGCCGACGAGAAGGGAGCCTCGCTGCTGGTCGCGGTCGGCACCCACGCCACTCTCGTCGAGTTCCTGGACAAGGGCCGCGGCGGGATGGCCTCGACGTTCCTGACCCGGCTGAAGGTCGGCGGCAAGCTGGTCGACGCCAAGGGGGTGAGTCGGCTCTACCGGCAGAGCATCTCCGGCTCCTCGTTGCTGTTGCTGGTGCTGTCGGCGATCGCGGCGATGGCGTCCGCGGTGGCCGTGTCGACAGTCGGGAAGGCGTACCTGGGTGTCGTCGCCGAGTGGTGGGACAATTTCGTGTTCCAGCTGTACCGGCTCTTCTAG
- a CDS encoding copper transporter has translation MINFRYHVVSLTAVFLALAIGLVVGTAALNGPVADSLEGQVTGLRKDNQHWRQTVSNMEKQLALEEEFAEEISQVVLPGTLTGRRVVVLSLPNGRDHTEGVLKKLQQAGATITGQVDLQDKFINPDNNSNLLELAVTAARPTAQTTGLPGNGHGVETSSALLASVLLDRAQGVAPVSDADRRAVLAAYNNAGYLTTDSNKVTASAEAVVVVSGQPYVDKDSDKRDESVVKIAEQFDRTGSIVVAGNGSVGGNLVGVVRGDPVLAQTISTVDNANTVQGQLVTTLALVEQLTEKKAGQYGVGDNAPSLLPRLPQ, from the coding sequence GTGATCAACTTCCGCTACCACGTGGTGTCCCTCACCGCGGTCTTCCTGGCTCTGGCGATCGGTCTGGTGGTCGGCACAGCCGCCCTCAACGGCCCGGTCGCCGACTCGCTCGAGGGGCAGGTCACCGGGCTGCGCAAGGACAACCAGCACTGGCGCCAGACGGTCAGCAACATGGAGAAGCAGCTGGCGCTGGAGGAGGAGTTCGCCGAGGAGATCTCCCAGGTCGTCCTGCCCGGCACCCTCACCGGGCGTCGGGTCGTGGTGCTCAGCCTGCCCAACGGGCGCGACCACACCGAGGGCGTGCTCAAGAAGCTTCAGCAGGCTGGGGCGACCATCACCGGCCAGGTGGACCTGCAGGACAAGTTCATCAACCCGGACAACAACTCCAACCTGCTGGAGTTGGCCGTCACCGCGGCCCGTCCGACCGCGCAGACCACCGGACTGCCCGGCAACGGGCACGGCGTGGAGACCTCCAGCGCGTTGCTGGCCAGCGTCCTGCTGGACCGGGCCCAGGGCGTCGCACCGGTCAGTGACGCCGACCGGCGGGCCGTGCTCGCCGCCTACAACAACGCCGGCTACCTGACCACCGACAGCAACAAGGTCACCGCCTCGGCGGAGGCCGTCGTCGTGGTCAGCGGCCAGCCGTACGTCGACAAGGACTCCGACAAGCGCGACGAGTCGGTCGTCAAGATCGCCGAACAGTTCGACCGCACCGGGTCGATCGTGGTGGCCGGCAACGGGTCGGTCGGCGGCAACCTGGTCGGCGTGGTGCGCGGCGACCCGGTGCTCGCCCAGACCATCTCCACGGTCGACAACGCCAACACCGTGCAGGGCCAACTGGTCACCACCCTCGCCCTGGTGGAGCAACTCACCGAGAAGAAGGCCGGGCAGTACGGCGTCGGCGACAACGCCCCGTCGCTGCTGCCTAGACTGCCCCAGTGA
- the murJ gene encoding murein biosynthesis integral membrane protein MurJ: MNRPAPLAGAGRLAGAAALIAVLTVASRLAGFGRTAVFTWVVEQSDLGGMYVIANTVPNIVFEIVAGGALASLVVPLLAGAVAAEDRRAVAATTGALLTWTVSLLVPLAVLVVLFADPIISLISEGRSAAELAAGARMLRVFAPQLPLYGIGIVLTGVLQAHRRFAWPVIAPLLSSLTVVVVYVAFGAAQGRGVSVAQVGRSGELLLSGGTTLGVVVLSLSLLIPLRRLRLQPRFGYAFTADARARIGGLATAGAVTVAAQQVALLVVLNRVSGGPTGSPQVFNLAQAIYLLPWAVLAVPLAVASYPTLATASAAGDEDGYRRTLSSAVRGVLLFSFLGAAALIGTARPVAALFYPDNPASTAAAISGFAPGLLGYGLFAILSRALYARGDTRSATVAITFGWLVVPAVALPLTGLLPTADRVLAVTSANSVGMLVLGGLLLLAVLRSAGRPALAGAARAGAAGGLAAVLAGLAGWGLTRWLDAPGGTTPTMAAALGQGMLSGVLVGVVFLAVVWFVDRRDVQPLLAGALRRLGRRGPSGGASPEAGSPQRGDGKETVGQ, encoded by the coding sequence GTGAACAGACCGGCACCCCTCGCCGGCGCCGGCCGGCTGGCCGGGGCAGCCGCGCTCATCGCCGTCCTCACCGTGGCCAGCCGACTCGCCGGCTTCGGCCGTACCGCCGTGTTCACCTGGGTGGTCGAGCAGAGCGACCTCGGCGGTATGTACGTCATCGCCAACACGGTGCCGAACATCGTCTTCGAGATCGTCGCGGGTGGCGCGTTGGCCAGCCTGGTCGTGCCGCTGCTGGCGGGGGCGGTCGCGGCGGAGGACCGGCGGGCGGTGGCAGCGACCACCGGCGCCCTGCTCACCTGGACGGTGAGCCTGCTGGTTCCCCTCGCCGTGCTCGTCGTCCTGTTCGCCGACCCGATCATCTCGCTGATCAGCGAGGGACGATCGGCGGCGGAACTCGCCGCCGGCGCCCGGATGCTGCGCGTGTTCGCCCCGCAGCTGCCGCTCTACGGGATCGGCATCGTGCTCACCGGCGTCCTGCAGGCACATCGACGCTTCGCCTGGCCGGTCATCGCCCCGCTGCTGTCCAGCCTCACGGTGGTCGTCGTCTACGTGGCCTTCGGCGCTGCTCAGGGGCGGGGCGTTTCGGTGGCCCAGGTGGGCCGCAGCGGCGAACTGCTCCTGTCCGGCGGCACCACCCTGGGCGTGGTCGTGCTGTCGCTCTCGCTGCTGATCCCGCTGCGCCGGTTGCGGCTACAGCCCCGGTTCGGGTACGCCTTCACCGCTGACGCCCGGGCGCGGATCGGCGGGCTCGCGACGGCCGGCGCGGTGACGGTGGCCGCGCAGCAGGTGGCGCTCCTGGTGGTCCTGAACCGGGTCTCGGGCGGCCCCACCGGCTCCCCGCAGGTGTTCAACCTGGCCCAGGCGATCTACCTGCTGCCGTGGGCGGTCCTCGCCGTGCCGCTGGCGGTGGCGTCCTATCCCACCCTGGCCACGGCCAGCGCCGCCGGTGACGAGGACGGTTACCGACGGACCCTCTCCAGTGCGGTGCGGGGCGTGCTGCTCTTCAGCTTCCTGGGCGCCGCGGCGTTGATCGGTACCGCACGGCCGGTCGCTGCTCTCTTCTACCCGGACAATCCAGCGTCCACCGCGGCAGCCATCAGCGGGTTCGCGCCGGGTCTGCTCGGCTACGGCTTGTTCGCGATCCTGTCCCGCGCGCTGTACGCGCGCGGCGACACCCGGTCGGCGACCGTGGCGATCACGTTCGGCTGGCTAGTCGTTCCGGCTGTGGCGCTGCCGTTGACGGGACTGCTCCCCACCGCCGACCGGGTGCTCGCGGTGACGTCCGCCAACTCGGTGGGGATGCTGGTGCTCGGCGGGCTGCTGCTCCTGGCGGTGCTGCGCAGCGCCGGCCGTCCCGCCCTCGCGGGCGCGGCCCGGGCCGGGGCGGCCGGTGGCCTCGCCGCTGTGCTCGCCGGGCTCGCCGGGTGGGGCCTCACCCGGTGGCTCGACGCGCCGGGCGGCACCACCCCGACGATGGCGGCGGCGTTAGGTCAGGGCATGCTGTCCGGGGTTCTGGTTGGGGTCGTGTTCCTCGCCGTGGTCTGGTTCGTCGACCGGCGGGACGTACAGCCACTGCTCGCCGGGGCGCTGCGGCGTCTGGGCCGGCGGGGGCCGTCCGGCGGTGCGTCGCCGGAGGCGGGCTCCCCGCAGCGGGGCGACGGGAAGGAGACGGTGGGCCAGTGA
- a CDS encoding glycosyltransferase family 4 protein, which produces MSAENEPALPAGWSGTVALVLASSTGGVGQHVRSVARGLVAGGATVLVCGPAATQEQFDFVGVGARFEPVEIPASPTPADARAVVALRRVLTAIAVDVVHAHGLRAGLVAVLARPTAPLIVTWHNAVLAGGLRGGVSRLVERVVARGVRVALGASADLVRRATEVGAADARLAPVAAPTLPAPRRRPAAVRAEFGVRPDQQLIVSVGRLHPQKRYDVLIDAAARWRTRTPPPVVVIAGSGPAYLPLAARTSAARAPVTLLGHRTDVADLLAGADLAVVTSDWEARQLFAQEALRAGVPLVATAVGGLPDLVGDAARLVPAGDVDAVDAAVRALLDDPAARAELGRRGAERAATWPTEADTVAALVTLYAELAGHPGGPAAIPDSDAPRTGHR; this is translated from the coding sequence GTGAGCGCGGAAAATGAGCCAGCTCTGCCCGCCGGGTGGTCGGGCACCGTCGCGTTGGTGCTCGCGTCCAGCACCGGCGGGGTCGGCCAGCACGTCCGCTCGGTGGCCCGGGGCCTCGTCGCGGGCGGTGCCACCGTCCTGGTCTGCGGGCCGGCGGCGACCCAGGAGCAGTTCGACTTCGTCGGTGTCGGTGCGCGGTTCGAGCCGGTGGAGATCCCGGCCAGCCCGACGCCGGCCGACGCCCGGGCGGTGGTCGCCCTGCGTCGGGTGCTGACCGCCATCGCGGTCGACGTGGTGCACGCGCACGGCCTGCGGGCCGGTCTGGTCGCCGTGCTGGCCCGCCCCACCGCTCCGCTGATCGTCACCTGGCACAACGCGGTGCTCGCCGGGGGTTTGCGGGGCGGGGTGTCCCGGCTCGTCGAGCGGGTGGTGGCCCGGGGCGTCCGGGTGGCGCTCGGCGCTTCCGCGGACCTGGTGCGACGGGCCACCGAGGTGGGCGCGGCCGACGCCCGGCTCGCCCCGGTCGCCGCCCCGACGCTGCCCGCGCCACGTCGACGCCCCGCCGCGGTACGCGCCGAGTTCGGCGTCCGCCCGGACCAGCAGTTGATCGTCTCGGTCGGTCGGCTGCACCCGCAGAAGCGCTACGACGTGCTGATCGACGCGGCGGCCCGCTGGCGGACGCGTACCCCGCCGCCGGTCGTGGTGATCGCGGGCAGCGGGCCGGCCTATCTGCCGCTCGCCGCACGGACCTCGGCCGCCCGCGCGCCGGTGACCCTGCTGGGGCACCGTACCGACGTGGCTGACCTGCTCGCCGGCGCCGACCTGGCGGTGGTGACCAGCGACTGGGAGGCGCGGCAGCTCTTCGCCCAGGAGGCGTTGCGCGCCGGCGTGCCGCTGGTGGCCACCGCGGTGGGCGGGCTCCCGGATCTGGTCGGCGATGCCGCCAGGCTCGTCCCCGCCGGCGACGTGGACGCGGTCGACGCGGCGGTACGCGCGTTGCTGGACGACCCGGCGGCGCGGGCGGAGTTGGGCCGGCGGGGCGCCGAACGGGCGGCGACGTGGCCGACCGAGGCGGACACCGTCGCCGCGCTCGTCACCCTCTACGCCGAACTGGCCGGGCACCCGGGCGGTCCGGCGGCCATCCCGGACTCCGACGCCCCGAGAACGGGACACCGGTGA
- a CDS encoding CTP synthase: MAPSARTTRHIFVTGGVASSLGKGLTASSLGNLLTARGLRVVMQKLDPYLNVDPGTMNPFQHGEVFVTDDGAETDLDVGHYERFLDRALSGKANVTTGQIYSDVIAKERRGEYLGDTVQVIPHITNEIKSRILAMADPDEDGQLPDVVITEVGGTVGDIESLPFLEAIRQVRHDLGRDNCFYLHVSLVPYLAPSGELKTKPTQHSVAQLRNIGIQPDAIVLRCDREIPVKLKEKLSLYCDVDAEAVVAAPDAPSIYDIPKVLHREGLDAYVVRRLGLSFRDVDWASWDDLLERVHRPRHTVTVAVVGKYVDLPDAYLSVSEAIRAAGFGHRARVQLKWVPSDECVTPAGAAAALAGVDGILIPGGFGVRGIEGKIGTARYAREAGIPLLGLCLGLQCMTIDVARHLAGLDGANSVEFDEQAAHPVIATMADQEDIVAGRGDLGGTMRLGAYPAKLTEGSIVAEAYGSTEISERHRHRYEVNNAYRDALTKAGLHFSGTSPDGRLVEFIELDRSLHPFFVATQAHPELKSRPTRPHPLFASFVKAAVTYSQADQLPVDLDAAAEAPPTRKAARNGAATKAASAS, from the coding sequence TTGGCCCCATCAGCACGGACGACCAGGCACATTTTCGTCACCGGGGGCGTCGCCTCCTCGCTGGGTAAGGGCCTCACCGCCTCCAGCCTCGGCAACCTGCTGACCGCGCGCGGGCTGCGCGTGGTGATGCAGAAGCTCGACCCCTACCTGAACGTCGACCCGGGAACGATGAACCCGTTCCAGCACGGTGAGGTCTTCGTCACTGACGACGGTGCCGAGACCGACCTCGACGTCGGGCACTACGAGCGGTTCCTCGACCGGGCGCTGTCCGGGAAGGCGAACGTCACCACCGGCCAGATCTACTCCGACGTGATCGCCAAGGAGCGGCGCGGCGAGTACCTGGGCGACACCGTCCAGGTGATCCCGCACATCACCAACGAGATCAAGTCGCGGATCCTGGCGATGGCCGACCCGGACGAGGACGGCCAACTCCCCGACGTGGTGATCACCGAGGTCGGTGGCACGGTCGGCGACATCGAGTCGCTGCCGTTCCTGGAGGCGATCCGCCAGGTCCGCCACGACCTGGGCCGCGACAACTGCTTCTACCTGCACGTGTCGCTGGTGCCGTACCTGGCGCCCTCGGGTGAGCTGAAGACCAAGCCGACCCAGCACTCGGTGGCGCAGCTGCGCAACATCGGTATCCAGCCGGACGCGATCGTGCTCCGCTGCGACCGGGAGATCCCGGTGAAGCTCAAGGAGAAGCTGTCGCTCTACTGCGACGTGGACGCCGAGGCGGTCGTCGCCGCCCCGGACGCCCCGAGCATCTACGACATTCCGAAGGTGCTGCACCGGGAGGGGCTCGACGCGTACGTGGTGCGCCGCCTCGGCCTCTCCTTCCGGGACGTGGACTGGGCCAGCTGGGACGACCTGCTGGAGCGGGTGCACCGCCCCCGGCACACGGTCACCGTCGCGGTGGTCGGCAAGTACGTCGACCTGCCCGACGCGTACCTGTCGGTGAGCGAGGCGATCCGGGCGGCCGGCTTCGGCCACCGGGCCCGGGTGCAGCTCAAGTGGGTGCCCAGTGACGAGTGCGTCACCCCCGCCGGTGCCGCCGCGGCGTTGGCCGGCGTGGACGGCATCCTCATCCCCGGCGGCTTCGGCGTACGCGGCATCGAGGGCAAGATCGGCACCGCCCGGTACGCCCGCGAGGCCGGTATCCCGCTGCTCGGCCTCTGCCTCGGCCTGCAGTGCATGACCATCGACGTGGCCCGGCACCTGGCGGGCCTGGACGGCGCGAACTCGGTGGAGTTCGACGAGCAGGCGGCCCACCCGGTGATCGCCACGATGGCCGATCAGGAGGACATCGTCGCCGGTCGGGGCGACCTGGGCGGCACCATGCGGCTGGGCGCGTACCCGGCAAAGCTGACCGAGGGCTCGATCGTCGCCGAGGCGTACGGCAGCACCGAGATCAGCGAACGGCACCGGCACCGCTACGAGGTGAACAACGCCTACCGGGACGCGCTGACCAAGGCGGGTCTGCACTTCTCCGGCACCTCGCCGGACGGCCGGCTGGTCGAGTTCATCGAGTTGGACCGGAGCCTGCACCCGTTCTTCGTGGCCACCCAGGCGCACCCCGAGTTGAAGAGCCGCCCGACCCGCCCGCACCCGCTGTTCGCCTCGTTCGTCAAGGCCGCGGTGACGTACTCGCAGGCCGATCAGCTGCCGGTCGACCTGGACGCGGCGGCGGAGGCCCCGCCGACGCGCAAGGCCGCCCGCAACGGGGCCGCGACGAAGGCCGCGTCGGCCTCGTGA
- a CDS encoding NUDIX domain-containing protein, translating to MSEREHRYEVRSRQERYRGRIFDVVTDEVTMPGGGTGLRDLVRHVGAVAVVALDDAGQVVLIRQYRHPVGRHLWELPAGLMDVSGEELPAAALRELAEEADLTAGRVDVLVDLHSSPGFTNEIVRVFLARDLADVPVDERHERHDEEADLQVVRIDLDEAVAMVLAGEITNASAVAGLLAAARARDTGFTSLRRADAPLPR from the coding sequence GTGAGCGAGCGGGAGCACCGCTACGAGGTGCGGTCCCGACAGGAGCGGTACCGGGGGCGGATCTTCGACGTGGTCACCGATGAGGTGACCATGCCGGGCGGTGGGACCGGGCTGCGTGACCTCGTCCGGCACGTCGGGGCGGTGGCCGTGGTGGCGCTCGACGACGCCGGTCAGGTGGTGCTGATCCGGCAGTACCGGCACCCGGTGGGGCGGCACCTGTGGGAGCTGCCGGCCGGCCTGATGGACGTCTCCGGCGAGGAGTTGCCGGCGGCGGCGCTGCGGGAGTTGGCCGAGGAGGCCGACCTCACCGCCGGGCGGGTCGACGTGCTGGTCGACCTGCACAGCTCGCCGGGGTTCACCAACGAGATCGTCCGGGTGTTCCTGGCCCGGGATCTCGCCGACGTGCCGGTCGACGAGCGGCACGAGCGCCACGACGAGGAGGCCGACCTCCAGGTCGTCCGGATCGACCTGGACGAGGCGGTCGCCATGGTCCTGGCCGGTGAGATCACCAACGCGTCCGCGGTGGCCGGGCTGCTGGCCGCGGCCCGCGCCCGGGACACCGGTTTCACGTCCCTGCGCCGGGCGGACGCGCCGCTGCCGCGCTGA
- a CDS encoding TM2 domain-containing protein — protein sequence MVPSAGYRCGQPASGSLMCPPMTTPPYQPGYPQPGYPQGVSDKTKIVAGLLGILLGTFGAGRFYTGHTKIAVLQLIVSLATCGFGALWGVIDGILILVNGGTDAQGRPLRDS from the coding sequence ATCGTCCCATCTGCCGGGTACCGGTGCGGACAGCCGGCGAGTGGATCACTAATGTGTCCGCCCATGACCACTCCTCCGTACCAGCCCGGGTACCCCCAGCCGGGGTATCCCCAGGGCGTTTCCGACAAGACCAAGATCGTTGCGGGTCTCCTCGGCATTCTGCTCGGCACCTTCGGCGCCGGTCGGTTCTATACCGGACACACCAAGATCGCCGTTCTCCAGCTCATCGTGAGCCTGGCGACCTGCGGCTTCGGCGCTCTCTGGGGCGTCATCGACGGCATCCTCATCCTGGTCAACGGCGGCACGGACGCGCAGGGCCGTCCGCTGCGCGACTCCTAG
- the ald gene encoding alanine dehydrogenase, translating into MKVGIPREVKNHEYRVAITPAGVNEFTRSGHQVFVESGAGVGSSITDEEFAAAGAKILATADEVWETAELVLKVKEPIAEEYHRMREGQVLFTYLHLAASKECTDALIDRKVTGIAYETVELPDRSLPLLAPMSEVAGRLAPQVGAFYMMRTGGGRGVLPGGVSGVYAAKTVVIGAGVSGMNAAAIALGLQSEVLLLDKNVARLRQADAIYRGHLQTVASNAYEVERAVLDADLVIGAVLVPGAKAPTLISNELVSRMKPGSVLVDIAIDQGGCFEDSRPTTHADPVYKVHDSIFYCVANMPGAVPNTSTYALTNVTLPYALELANQGWREALRNDPALALGLNTHAGQVTYGPVAEAHGMDVLPLSDALA; encoded by the coding sequence GTGAAGGTCGGAATCCCACGCGAGGTCAAGAACCACGAGTACCGCGTGGCGATCACGCCAGCGGGCGTCAACGAGTTCACCCGCAGCGGCCACCAGGTCTTCGTCGAGTCCGGCGCCGGGGTTGGCTCCAGCATCACCGACGAGGAGTTCGCCGCCGCCGGCGCGAAGATCCTCGCCACCGCCGACGAGGTCTGGGAGACCGCCGAGCTGGTGCTCAAGGTCAAGGAGCCGATCGCCGAGGAGTACCACCGGATGCGCGAGGGGCAGGTGCTCTTCACCTACCTGCACCTGGCCGCCTCCAAGGAGTGCACCGACGCGCTGATCGACCGCAAGGTCACCGGCATCGCGTACGAGACCGTCGAGCTGCCCGACCGGTCGCTGCCGCTGCTCGCCCCGATGTCCGAGGTGGCCGGCCGGCTCGCCCCGCAGGTGGGCGCCTTCTACATGATGCGTACCGGCGGTGGCCGCGGTGTGCTGCCCGGCGGTGTCTCCGGCGTGTACGCCGCCAAGACCGTGGTCATCGGCGCCGGCGTCTCCGGCATGAACGCCGCCGCGATCGCGCTGGGTCTGCAGTCCGAGGTGCTGCTGCTGGACAAGAACGTCGCCCGGCTACGGCAGGCCGACGCGATCTACCGGGGCCACCTGCAGACCGTCGCCTCCAACGCGTACGAGGTCGAGCGGGCCGTGCTCGACGCCGACCTGGTCATCGGCGCGGTGCTGGTGCCCGGCGCGAAGGCCCCGACGCTGATCTCCAACGAGTTGGTCTCCCGGATGAAGCCGGGCAGTGTGCTGGTCGACATCGCCATCGACCAGGGCGGCTGCTTCGAGGACTCGCGCCCCACCACGCACGCCGACCCGGTCTACAAGGTGCACGACTCGATCTTCTACTGCGTCGCGAACATGCCCGGCGCGGTGCCGAACACCAGCACGTACGCGCTGACCAACGTCACCCTGCCGTACGCCCTGGAGCTGGCCAACCAGGGCTGGCGCGAGGCGCTGCGCAACGACCCGGCCCTCGCCCTGGGCCTCAACACCCACGCCGGTCAGGTCACCTACGGCCCGGTCGCCGAGGCGCACGGCATGGACGTGCTCCCGCTGTCCGACGCACTGGCCTGA
- a CDS encoding site-specific tyrosine recombinase XerD, with the protein MGGAPTPALRRAVRGYLDHLTVERGLSANTLASYRRDLDRYLATLVDAGVADLASVGAGLVESYLARLRAGDDGHPPLAVSSAARAASAVRGLHRFALREGLASADPSRDVRPPTPPRRLPRALPVDDVVRLLETAGPITATGDDAPLALRDRALLEFLYGTGARISEATGAAVDDLDTDEGTVLLRGKGGRVRLVPIGGYAVDAVRAYLVRARPGLAATGRGTPAVFLNARGGALSRQGAWGILRRAAAGAGLPVDGPAAVSPHTLRHSYATHLLDGGADVRVVQELLGHASVTTTQVYTLVTVERLREVYATAHPRARG; encoded by the coding sequence GTGGGTGGCGCACCCACGCCGGCGCTGCGCCGTGCCGTTCGCGGCTACCTCGACCACCTGACCGTCGAACGTGGCCTGTCGGCGAACACGCTCGCCTCGTACCGTCGGGATCTGGACCGCTACCTGGCGACCCTGGTCGACGCCGGCGTCGCCGACCTCGCGTCGGTCGGTGCCGGCCTCGTCGAGTCTTACCTGGCGCGGCTGCGCGCCGGCGACGACGGACACCCACCCCTCGCCGTCTCCTCCGCCGCCCGCGCGGCCAGCGCCGTTCGCGGCCTGCACCGCTTCGCGCTGCGCGAGGGCCTGGCCAGCGCCGACCCGAGCCGCGACGTCCGCCCGCCCACCCCACCCCGGCGGCTGCCCCGGGCGCTACCGGTCGACGACGTGGTCCGGCTCCTGGAGACCGCCGGCCCGATCACCGCGACCGGCGACGACGCGCCCCTCGCGCTGCGCGACCGGGCGCTGCTGGAATTCCTGTACGGCACCGGCGCGCGCATCTCCGAAGCGACCGGCGCCGCCGTGGACGACCTCGACACCGACGAGGGCACGGTGCTGCTGCGCGGCAAGGGCGGCCGGGTGCGGCTGGTGCCCATCGGCGGGTACGCCGTCGACGCCGTCCGCGCCTACCTGGTCCGGGCCCGCCCCGGGCTGGCCGCCACCGGCCGGGGCACCCCGGCGGTGTTCCTCAACGCCCGCGGCGGCGCGCTGTCCCGCCAGGGCGCCTGGGGCATCCTGCGCCGTGCCGCCGCCGGGGCCGGGCTGCCCGTCGACGGGCCCGCCGCCGTCTCCCCGCACACCCTGCGCCACTCGTACGCCACCCACCTGCTCGACGGCGGCGCCGACGTCCGGGTGGTCCAGGAACTGCTCGGGCACGCCTCGGTGACCACCACCCAGGTCTACACCCTGGTCACCGTCGAGCGGCTGCGCGAGGTGTACGCCACCGCCCATCCACGCGCGCGGGGCTGA
- a CDS encoding ParA family protein: MAGNGDRAETWTSELREQQATLGADLGPADPAAYTMRKPIPEPMPTDRHGPARIIAMANQKGGVGKTTTTINLGAALAEYGRKVLLVDFDPQGALSVGLGVNPHNLDLSVYNLLMQDDVTAEDVLIKTDVAGLHLLPANIDLSAAEIQLVNEVAREMALARVLRTVRKEYDYILIDCQPSLGLLAINALTVAHGVLIPLECEFFSLRGVALLLDTIDKVRERLNFDLELEGILATMYDSRTTHCRQVLQRVVEAFGDKVYQTVITKTVKFPESTVAGAPITTMDPASSGARNYRQLAREVIAAQSER; encoded by the coding sequence ATGGCTGGCAACGGTGACCGTGCCGAGACCTGGACGTCGGAGCTCCGCGAGCAGCAGGCCACGCTCGGTGCGGACCTGGGTCCTGCGGACCCGGCTGCCTACACGATGCGCAAGCCCATTCCCGAGCCGATGCCCACCGACCGGCACGGCCCCGCACGCATCATCGCGATGGCCAACCAGAAGGGCGGCGTCGGCAAGACCACCACCACCATCAACCTGGGCGCGGCCCTCGCCGAATACGGCCGCAAGGTGCTGCTGGTCGACTTCGACCCGCAGGGCGCCCTCTCGGTGGGGCTGGGAGTCAACCCGCACAACCTCGACCTGTCCGTCTACAACCTGCTCATGCAGGACGACGTGACCGCCGAGGACGTCCTGATCAAGACCGACGTGGCGGGTCTGCACCTGCTGCCCGCCAACATCGACCTCTCCGCCGCCGAGATCCAGCTCGTCAACGAGGTCGCCCGGGAGATGGCCCTGGCCCGGGTCCTGCGCACGGTCCGCAAGGAGTACGACTACATCCTGATCGACTGCCAGCCGTCACTCGGCCTGCTGGCGATCAACGCGCTGACCGTCGCGCACGGTGTGCTCATCCCCCTCGAATGCGAGTTTTTCAGCCTGCGCGGTGTGGCGCTGCTGCTGGACACCATCGACAAGGTCCGCGAGCGGCTCAACTTCGACCTGGAACTCGAAGGCATCCTCGCCACCATGTACGACAGCCGCACCACGCACTGCCGCCAGGTGTTGCAGCGGGTGGTGGAGGCGTTCGGCGACAAGGTCTACCAGACGGTCATCACCAAGACGGTGAAGTTCCCCGAGTCCACCGTGGCCGGTGCCCCCATCACGACGATGGACCCGGCGTCCTCCGGGGCACGTAACTACCGTCAGCTGGCCCGCGAGGTGATCGCCGCCCAGTCGGAGCGGTAG